Proteins encoded in a region of the Paramagnetospirillum magneticum AMB-1 genome:
- a CDS encoding pyridoxal-phosphate dependent enzyme, which yields MAAETGAHFIDQFNNPANPAAHEDGTGPELWEQMGGRVDAVVAGAGSGGTLTGLSRFFARRSPATEMVLADPRGSVLADYVRTGRVGEAGSWLVEGIGGDSIPMVSDFSRVTRAYSVSDRESFATARLVLRIEGLLVGSSSGTLLAAALRYCREQTAPKRVATLVCDAGNRHLSRLHDESWLADQGLLQRDEHGDLRDLISRRHDEGAAITVRPDDTLSTAYNRMRVNDVSQVPVVVGDRCIGLLDESDVLIALAEGKFGFDLPVRDAMTRKIETVTPQTPPERLLPLFDRGWVAIVVDGERFLGLVTRMDLLNHLRRKLAA from the coding sequence ATGGCGGCCGAGACCGGTGCCCATTTCATCGACCAGTTCAACAATCCGGCCAATCCGGCGGCGCACGAGGACGGCACCGGCCCGGAATTGTGGGAGCAGATGGGTGGCCGGGTGGACGCCGTGGTGGCGGGGGCGGGTTCGGGCGGCACCCTCACCGGGCTGTCACGCTTCTTTGCCCGCCGGTCGCCCGCGACCGAGATGGTGCTGGCCGACCCGCGCGGCTCGGTGCTGGCCGATTACGTCCGCACCGGCCGGGTGGGAGAGGCCGGGTCGTGGCTGGTGGAAGGCATTGGCGGCGACAGCATCCCCATGGTCAGCGACTTTTCCCGCGTCACTCGCGCCTATTCGGTCTCGGACCGGGAAAGCTTCGCCACGGCGCGGCTGGTGCTGAGGATCGAGGGGCTGCTGGTCGGCTCGTCGTCGGGCACCCTGCTGGCCGCAGCGCTTCGCTATTGCCGCGAGCAGACCGCGCCCAAGCGGGTAGCGACCCTGGTCTGCGACGCGGGCAACCGCCACCTGTCGCGCCTGCACGACGAATCCTGGCTGGCCGACCAGGGGTTGCTGCAGCGAGACGAGCATGGCGATCTGCGCGATCTCATCTCGCGGCGCCATGACGAAGGGGCGGCGATCACCGTGCGCCCCGACGACACCCTGTCCACCGCCTACAACCGCATGCGGGTCAACGACGTGTCGCAGGTGCCGGTGGTGGTGGGGGATCGCTGCATCGGGCTGCTGGACGAATCCGACGTTTTGATCGCCCTGGCCGAGGGCAAGTTCGGCTTCGACCTGCCGGTGAGGGACGCCATGACCCGCAAGATAGAGACCGTGACGCCCCAAACGCCGCCGGAACGGCTGCTGCCGTTGTTCGATCGCGGCTGGGTGGCCATCGTGGTCGATGGCGAGCGATTCCTGGGGCTGGTGACCCGCATGGATCTGCTCAATCACCTGCGGCGCAAACTGGCGGCTTGA
- a CDS encoding RrF2 family transcriptional regulator, translating into MLSSKAKYGLKAMVHLARHEGLGPCLIADVAEAEHIPKKFLDAILLEMKNQGLLSSKKGKGGGYVLARPAERIMVGDIVRILDGPLAPIPCVSRTAYRPCEDCPDEAACTVRAVMQDVRDAIAAIPDNTSLADMRVSKARAETVLMYDI; encoded by the coding sequence ATGCTCTCAAGCAAGGCGAAATACGGCCTGAAGGCCATGGTTCACTTGGCCCGCCACGAGGGGTTGGGGCCATGTCTGATCGCCGATGTGGCCGAGGCCGAGCACATCCCCAAGAAGTTTCTCGACGCCATTCTTCTCGAGATGAAGAACCAGGGGCTGCTGTCGTCCAAGAAGGGAAAGGGCGGCGGCTACGTGCTGGCCCGCCCGGCCGAGCGGATCATGGTGGGCGATATCGTCCGCATCCTGGACGGCCCTCTGGCCCCCATTCCGTGCGTGTCGCGCACTGCCTATCGCCCGTGCGAGGATTGCCCGGACGAGGCGGCCTGCACGGTCCGCGCCGTCATGCAGGATGTGCGCGACGCCATCGCCGCCATTCCCGACAACACCTCGCTGGCCGACATGCGGGTCAGCAAGGCGCGCGCCGAAACGGTGCTGATGTACGACATCTGA
- a CDS encoding aminotransferase class V-fold PLP-dependent enzyme: protein MPWRPALPTPTRRPVKRPGAFSMPAPPRRSSSPGWSSTPTSRPGINGCRTEDIGKALDGEGLAVRSGHHCAQPILRRFSVESTVTPPVGAGSVNPCLSS from the coding sequence ATGCCCTGGCGGCCCGCTCTACCGACGCCTACGAGGCGGCCCGTGAAAAGACCCGGCGCATTCTCAATGCCGGCTCCACCGAGGAGATCGTCGTCACCTGGATGGAGCTCCACGCCAACATCGCGCCCTGGCATCAATGGCTGCCGCACCGAGGACATCGGCAAGGCCCTCGACGGCGAGGGCCTTGCCGTGCGCTCCGGCCATCACTGCGCCCAGCCCATCCTGCGCCGCTTCAGCGTGGAATCCACGGTGACGCCTCCCGTCGGGGCGGGGAGCGTAAATCCTTGTCTGTCATCCTGA
- a CDS encoding fumarate reductase/succinate dehydrogenase flavoprotein subunit — protein MPQTEIKTRQVETDILVIGGGTAGPLAAIKAKEKNPALKVLLLDKANVKRAGAIAEGMDSVNNAVIKGHATPQQYVKEITIANDGIVNQKTIMAYASRSEAMIRELDSWGVKFEKDEIGDYAVKKVHHMGSYVLPMPEGYAIKKHIFKQIKKLGVEVSNRLTTTRLLTASDGRIAGALALESRSGEFVVIRAKAVVLCTGAAGRLGLPASGYLFGTYENPCNAGDGYSMAYHAGAELSGLECFQINPLIKDYNGPACAYVTGPFGGFTVNAKGERFIKSDYWSGQMMLEFWRELESGNGPVFLKLDHLADETVTKIENVLHITERPTRGLFHQGRHTDYRHDLVEMHISEIGLCGGHSASGVWVDENARTTVPGLYAAGDLCNVAHNYMLGAMVFGAIAGQDAVDYVAGLELPDLDEAQVAAERERVFAPLLREEGLEPAQVEYKLRRMVNDYLQPPKVTRKMEIGLVRFAEIREDLKRLKANTPHELMRALEIYAIVDCAELAALASLYRAESRWGLYHYRTDFDFRNDAEWFCFVEVKKGADGRPELFKRPVDPYIVPVGDDERNAYNELRIDTAAE, from the coding sequence ATGCCGCAGACTGAAATCAAGACCCGTCAGGTGGAGACCGATATCCTGGTGATCGGCGGCGGCACCGCCGGTCCCCTGGCCGCCATCAAGGCCAAGGAGAAGAACCCGGCGCTGAAGGTGCTGCTGCTGGACAAGGCCAACGTCAAGCGGGCGGGCGCCATCGCCGAGGGCATGGACAGCGTCAACAACGCCGTCATCAAGGGCCACGCCACGCCCCAGCAATACGTCAAGGAAATCACCATCGCCAATGACGGCATCGTCAACCAGAAGACGATCATGGCCTATGCCTCCCGCTCGGAAGCCATGATCCGCGAGCTGGATTCCTGGGGCGTCAAGTTCGAGAAGGACGAGATCGGCGATTACGCGGTGAAGAAGGTCCACCACATGGGCTCCTACGTCCTGCCCATGCCCGAGGGCTACGCCATCAAGAAGCACATCTTCAAGCAAATCAAGAAGCTGGGGGTCGAGGTCAGCAACCGCCTGACCACCACCCGGCTGCTGACCGCGTCCGATGGCCGTATCGCCGGCGCCCTGGCGCTGGAGTCCCGTTCCGGCGAGTTCGTGGTGATCCGTGCCAAGGCCGTGGTGTTGTGCACCGGCGCGGCGGGGCGCCTGGGCCTTCCCGCCTCGGGCTATCTGTTCGGCACCTACGAGAATCCCTGCAATGCCGGCGACGGCTATTCCATGGCCTATCACGCCGGCGCCGAATTGTCGGGGCTGGAGTGCTTCCAGATCAATCCGCTGATCAAGGATTATAACGGCCCGGCCTGCGCCTATGTCACCGGCCCGTTCGGCGGCTTCACCGTCAACGCCAAAGGCGAGCGCTTCATCAAGAGCGATTACTGGTCGGGCCAGATGATGCTGGAATTCTGGCGCGAGCTGGAAAGCGGCAATGGTCCCGTCTTCCTCAAGCTCGACCATCTGGCCGACGAGACCGTCACCAAGATCGAGAACGTGCTGCACATTACCGAGCGCCCGACCCGCGGCCTGTTCCATCAGGGCCGCCACACCGATTACCGCCATGATCTGGTGGAGATGCACATCTCCGAGATCGGACTGTGCGGCGGCCATTCCGCCTCGGGCGTCTGGGTGGACGAGAACGCGCGGACCACGGTGCCCGGCCTCTACGCCGCCGGCGATCTGTGCAACGTCGCCCACAATTACATGCTGGGCGCCATGGTGTTCGGCGCCATCGCTGGCCAGGACGCGGTGGATTACGTGGCCGGGCTGGAATTGCCAGACCTGGACGAGGCCCAGGTGGCGGCCGAGCGCGAACGGGTCTTCGCGCCGCTGCTGCGCGAGGAGGGGCTGGAGCCCGCCCAGGTGGAATACAAGCTGCGCCGCATGGTCAACGACTACCTGCAGCCACCCAAGGTGACCCGCAAGATGGAGATCGGCCTCGTCCGCTTCGCCGAGATCCGCGAGGACCTGAAGCGCCTCAAGGCCAACACGCCCCACGAGCTGATGCGGGCGCTGGAGATCTACGCCATCGTCGATTGCGCCGAACTGGCCGCCCTGGCCTCGCTCTACCGCGCCGAAAGCCGCTGGGGCCTCTATCACTACCGCACCGATTTCGACTTCAGGAACGACGCCGAGTGGTTCTGCTTCGTCGAGGTCAAAAAGGGTGCCGACGGGCGGCCAGAACTCTTCAAGCGCCCCGTCGACCCCTACATCGTGCCGGTCGGGGACGATGAGCGGAATGCCTATAACGAATTGCGCATCGATACGGCTGCGGAGTGA
- a CDS encoding 4Fe-4S dicluster domain-containing protein, with protein sequence MPHLAQPSVTIDPDKCIAAKGCRTCIDVCPTDILALGPDGKVHMAYDECWYCLPCQHDCPTKAITVSIPYLLR encoded by the coding sequence ATGCCCCATCTCGCCCAACCCTCCGTCACCATCGATCCCGACAAGTGCATCGCCGCCAAGGGCTGCCGCACCTGCATCGACGTCTGCCCCACCGACATCCTGGCCCTTGGCCCGGACGGCAAGGTGCACATGGCCTATGACGAGTGCTGGTACTGCCTGCCCTGTCAGCACGATTGCCCAACCAAGGCCATCACCGTCTCCATCCCCTACCTGCTGCGCTGA
- a CDS encoding HEAT repeat domain-containing protein, with amino-acid sequence MPDPEIAALTAALDQPDPDIRRIAVMQAADWAHDHPGLFAQASRDDDVGVRLEAVKALDGDASEDGVNALADRLEDAEAEIRAAAAESLAEILDEAAGPALLARLEGARGEARAAILAGLRKLRQEGALEPALDALGDPLASVRLEAVRVLGYLRHHRAVAGLAERVVVDGDAEVRRAAVGALGFAPPDAAAPALLRALGDADWQTREEAAVTLGKLLPAEAADGLIVALEDQYWQVRQKAAVALGRLRAGAAVPALIAQLSHVIGNLRREAAGALAAIGDPAAVPALTEALNDADVEVRKSARRALDALA; translated from the coding sequence ATGCCCGATCCCGAAATCGCCGCCCTGACCGCCGCCCTGGATCAGCCCGATCCTGACATCCGCCGCATCGCGGTGATGCAGGCGGCGGACTGGGCGCACGATCATCCCGGCCTGTTCGCCCAAGCCAGCCGCGACGACGACGTGGGCGTGCGGCTGGAAGCGGTCAAGGCCCTGGATGGCGACGCCTCCGAAGACGGCGTCAACGCCCTGGCCGATCGCCTGGAGGATGCCGAGGCCGAAATCCGGGCGGCGGCGGCCGAATCCCTGGCCGAAATCCTCGACGAGGCCGCCGGGCCGGCGCTGCTGGCCCGACTGGAAGGGGCGCGGGGGGAAGCAAGGGCGGCCATCCTGGCCGGTTTGCGCAAGCTGCGCCAGGAGGGCGCGCTGGAACCGGCCCTGGACGCTCTCGGCGATCCCCTGGCCTCGGTCCGGCTGGAGGCGGTCCGCGTGCTGGGCTATCTGCGCCACCACCGCGCCGTGGCGGGGCTGGCCGAACGGGTGGTGGTGGATGGCGATGCCGAGGTCCGCCGCGCCGCCGTGGGGGCCCTGGGATTCGCCCCGCCGGACGCGGCGGCGCCCGCCCTGCTGCGCGCCCTTGGCGATGCCGATTGGCAGACGCGGGAAGAGGCGGCGGTCACCCTGGGCAAGCTGCTGCCCGCCGAAGCGGCCGATGGCTTGATCGTCGCCCTTGAAGACCAATACTGGCAGGTGCGCCAGAAGGCGGCGGTGGCCCTGGGCCGGCTTAGGGCAGGCGCGGCGGTGCCTGCCCTGATCGCCCAATTGTCCCACGTCATCGGCAATCTGCGGCGCGAGGCCGCCGGCGCCCTGGCCGCCATCGGCGACCCGGCGGCCGTCCCCGCCCTGACCGAGGCCTTGAACGATGCTGACGTCGAGGTGCGCAAATCGGCCCGCCGTGCCCTGGACGCGCTGGCATGA
- a CDS encoding 4Fe-4S binding protein, with product MKAVGDFLHRRQDLIRMVQWAMAAVYFVLLLGPVVIPASGLGRVAEVVFWGIWWPAVILSVMVFGQFWCGVLCPDGTVTECASRHGKGAKPPEALRWGWWPLLAFAAVTLFGDAADAHRSAWGTLAAVGGMSLLALATGLWFGRGRRVWCRYLCPAGSVFSLLARASVLHFKVDRARWDAAPRPAPKPVDCPLLLDVRRLTSNEKCNMCGRCSGHRGAVELAWRPLGSEIATLRDDEARPWDAVGICFVLVGLSFAGFHWTGDIVAIPAVALGLGGAVAAWLLLAAGRRGWMRLAYALIPLAGFGLFLGAVEHSLALVERLDLLPWLRSVFVALGLAWSGMLGWVLAPGVRARIVFTGLSAGLAALYLLI from the coding sequence ATGAAGGCGGTCGGCGACTTTCTTCACCGTCGCCAGGACCTTATCCGCATGGTCCAATGGGCCATGGCGGCGGTGTATTTCGTCTTGTTGCTGGGGCCGGTCGTAATCCCGGCCAGCGGTCTGGGCCGGGTGGCTGAGGTGGTGTTCTGGGGAATTTGGTGGCCGGCGGTGATCCTGTCGGTGATGGTGTTCGGCCAGTTCTGGTGCGGCGTACTGTGCCCCGACGGCACCGTCACCGAATGCGCCAGCCGGCATGGCAAGGGCGCCAAGCCCCCCGAAGCCTTGCGCTGGGGCTGGTGGCCGCTGCTGGCCTTTGCCGCCGTCACCCTGTTCGGCGATGCCGCCGACGCTCATCGCTCCGCCTGGGGTACCTTGGCGGCGGTGGGCGGCATGTCGCTCCTCGCCCTGGCCACCGGGTTGTGGTTTGGACGGGGGCGCCGGGTGTGGTGCCGCTATCTCTGCCCGGCGGGCAGCGTGTTCTCGCTGCTGGCGCGGGCCTCGGTCCTGCATTTCAAGGTGGATCGCGCCCGCTGGGACGCGGCGCCGCGACCAGCGCCAAAGCCGGTGGACTGCCCGTTGCTGCTGGATGTACGGCGGCTGACCAGCAACGAGAAGTGCAACATGTGCGGCCGCTGCTCGGGCCATCGCGGGGCGGTGGAACTGGCGTGGCGGCCCCTGGGCTCGGAGATCGCCACGCTCCGGGACGACGAGGCGCGGCCCTGGGACGCGGTGGGCATCTGCTTCGTGCTGGTGGGCCTGAGCTTCGCCGGATTTCATTGGACCGGCGATATTGTCGCCATCCCGGCCGTGGCCCTGGGGCTGGGCGGCGCCGTCGCCGCGTGGCTGCTGCTGGCGGCGGGACGACGGGGATGGATGCGTCTGGCCTATGCCCTGATCCCCCTGGCCGGGTTCGGGCTGTTCCTGGGGGCGGTCGAGCATTCTCTGGCCCTGGTGGAGCGCCTGGACCTGCTGCCCTGGCTGCGGTCGGTCTTTGTCGCCCTGGGCCTCGCCTGGAGCGGAATGCTGGGGTGGGTCCTGGCGCCGGGTGTCCGCGCCAGGATCGTCTTCACCGGCCTGTCGGCGGGGCTGGCCGCCCTCTACCTGCTCATCTGA
- a CDS encoding YfhL family 4Fe-4S dicluster ferredoxin: MALLITDQCINCDVCEQECPNEAITQGEEIFVIDPNRCTECVGHYDYPQCIEHCPVDCIIVDPDRVEGLDELQVKYRDLMALGRGGAACPRNKETPQTQ; the protein is encoded by the coding sequence ATGGCCCTGCTGATCACCGACCAGTGCATCAATTGCGACGTCTGCGAGCAGGAATGCCCCAACGAGGCCATCACCCAGGGCGAGGAGATCTTCGTGATCGATCCCAACCGCTGCACCGAATGCGTCGGCCACTACGACTACCCGCAATGCATTGAGCATTGCCCGGTGGATTGCATCATCGTCGATCCCGACCGGGTGGAGGGCCTGGACGAATTGCAGGTCAAGTATCGGGACTTGATGGCGCTGGGGAGAGGGGGCGCCGCATGCCCCCGCAACAAAGAAACGCCGCAAACCCAATAG
- a CDS encoding sulfotransferase family protein, producing MSGITSRDPVFLLGIPRSGTTLLARLLTNHPEVMAPPEPWIMLAIEQLGCVDRRHPADCQLVGQATDEFLDDSLRIEVARAAARAAYDGHLQRAGKSVFVDKTPRYHLIVPFLRRVFPSANFLVLLRNPLAIAASFHDTWNIDVAKILREGRDHPAAFDVVQGLGVLADLVATDDPRVHSIRYEDLVRAPNTVMPQVFDFLGLDPLAVPENSMATIPFAPPSALGDQKINKEKVVHDLSIDMWRESLSDADKEAIADALGADTLRRLGYGKLYDEFGSPGQADPDRISGERLASRWHDLALVRGRGRPLGDHLQANSAAALHNDSDLAQNVAVLSAALADREADSVARGLQIEELTALIREIEIDRAACGSQIEELTALIKEIEIDRAARGRQIEELTALIKEIEIDRAARGSQIEELTALIKEIEVNRAAQG from the coding sequence ATGAGCGGGATAACCTCCCGAGATCCGGTCTTCCTCCTGGGGATCCCACGCTCGGGGACAACCCTGCTGGCCCGGCTGCTGACCAATCACCCCGAGGTCATGGCTCCGCCCGAGCCATGGATCATGCTGGCCATCGAGCAGCTTGGCTGCGTCGACCGTCGCCATCCGGCCGATTGCCAGCTGGTCGGCCAGGCGACGGACGAATTCCTCGACGATTCCTTGCGGATCGAAGTTGCCCGAGCGGCCGCCCGGGCGGCCTATGATGGGCACCTCCAGCGGGCCGGCAAGTCTGTCTTCGTGGACAAGACACCGCGCTATCACTTGATCGTCCCCTTTCTGCGGCGTGTGTTCCCCAGCGCCAATTTCCTTGTTCTGTTGCGCAATCCCCTGGCCATCGCCGCCTCATTCCATGACACCTGGAATATTGATGTGGCCAAGATCCTCCGAGAGGGTCGGGACCATCCGGCAGCCTTTGATGTCGTCCAGGGCCTTGGAGTGCTTGCAGATCTCGTCGCGACGGATGATCCCCGCGTTCACTCCATCCGCTACGAGGACCTTGTGCGCGCCCCCAACACTGTGATGCCGCAAGTGTTTGACTTCCTGGGGCTCGACCCCCTTGCCGTTCCCGAGAACAGCATGGCGACGATCCCATTCGCGCCTCCATCCGCGCTCGGCGACCAGAAAATAAACAAGGAAAAAGTAGTTCACGACCTGTCGATCGATATGTGGAGGGAAAGTCTCTCAGACGCCGACAAGGAGGCCATTGCGGACGCCCTGGGTGCCGATACTCTCCGACGGCTCGGGTATGGGAAGCTGTACGATGAATTTGGCAGCCCAGGGCAAGCGGATCCCGACAGAATATCGGGCGAACGTCTTGCGTCGCGCTGGCATGATTTAGCTCTCGTCCGTGGAAGGGGGCGACCACTCGGCGACCATCTGCAAGCCAATTCCGCAGCCGCCCTGCACAATGACTCGGACCTGGCCCAGAATGTCGCCGTACTGTCCGCGGCCTTGGCCGACAGGGAGGCTGATAGCGTCGCCCGCGGCCTCCAGATCGAGGAACTCACCGCCCTGATCAGGGAAATCGAGATTGATCGCGCCGCCTGCGGCAGTCAGATCGAGGAACTCACCGCCCTGATCAAGGAAATCGAGATTGATCGCGCCGCCCGTGGCCGTCAGATCGAGGAACTCACCGCCCTGATCAAGGAAATCGAGATTGATCGCGCCGCCCGCGGCAGTCAGATCGAGGAACTCACCGCCCTGATCAAGGAAATCGAAGTCAACCGTGCTGCTCAAGGGTAA
- a CDS encoding ABC transporter ATP-binding protein — protein MSAADRPSAHREAVSLSVRNLSKFFKIYRNSGDRLKEWFRLGRSPRHEKFWALQDVSLTLRQGECLGIVGVNGSGKSTLLKILAGTMEASAGDVEVNGRCYALLELGTGFNPDVSGRDNITLAASMLGVKPEWVAKRVDDIIEFSGLGEFIDRPLRTYSSGMMVRLGFSIFAFIDPDILIIDEALSVGDVAFQLKCIRRMEDLIYQDQRSAIIISHDTNALERFCDRVIWLDQGRVRMEGEPSEVVNAYIMANSTGALSEHEQAISVPAQTPPGVRLPVSDAAALFLSDQAEIVQLWAEDKAGGWIVSASSDQEFTLCYQARLHVELTGPVFGIRMVNGRGDVVVSTNTFLEGLDDATFHPGDEVMLRWPIRAGLMPGHYFVSCGISKREDPHDFLVRHLDAYHFTIQGEARGSGFVTISGKPVISR, from the coding sequence ATGAGCGCGGCGGATCGGCCTTCCGCCCACCGGGAGGCGGTGTCCTTATCGGTTCGGAATCTTTCAAAATTCTTCAAGATCTACCGGAACTCCGGCGACCGCCTGAAGGAATGGTTCCGTCTGGGCAGGTCGCCACGTCATGAAAAATTCTGGGCTTTGCAGGATGTCAGCCTGACCCTGCGGCAGGGTGAGTGCCTGGGGATCGTTGGCGTCAACGGCTCGGGCAAGAGCACTCTCCTGAAGATTCTGGCGGGCACGATGGAGGCCTCGGCCGGTGACGTCGAGGTCAACGGGCGCTGCTACGCCCTGCTGGAACTGGGAACCGGCTTCAATCCCGACGTCAGCGGCCGCGACAATATCACGCTGGCCGCCAGCATGTTGGGCGTCAAGCCGGAATGGGTGGCTAAACGGGTCGACGATATCATCGAGTTCAGCGGCCTGGGCGAGTTCATCGACCGGCCGCTCAGAACCTATTCGTCTGGCATGATGGTCAGGCTGGGCTTTTCCATTTTTGCCTTCATCGACCCCGACATCCTGATCATCGATGAGGCCCTGTCGGTGGGTGACGTCGCCTTCCAGCTGAAATGCATCCGCCGGATGGAAGACCTTATCTATCAAGACCAGCGCAGCGCCATCATCATTTCACACGACACCAACGCGCTGGAGCGGTTTTGCGACCGGGTCATTTGGCTTGACCAGGGCCGCGTGCGGATGGAAGGCGAGCCGTCCGAGGTCGTCAATGCTTATATTATGGCCAATTCCACAGGGGCTCTGTCCGAACACGAACAGGCCATCTCGGTGCCGGCGCAGACGCCGCCCGGCGTCAGACTCCCGGTCAGCGATGCGGCGGCGCTGTTCCTGTCGGATCAGGCTGAAATCGTGCAATTGTGGGCGGAAGACAAAGCCGGCGGCTGGATCGTATCGGCGTCTTCCGACCAGGAGTTCACCCTGTGCTACCAGGCCCGGCTCCATGTGGAATTGACCGGGCCGGTATTCGGTATCAGGATGGTCAATGGTCGTGGCGACGTGGTCGTGTCGACCAACACGTTTCTCGAGGGGCTGGACGACGCCACGTTCCATCCCGGAGACGAAGTGATGTTGCGCTGGCCCATCCGAGCAGGCTTGATGCCTGGGCACTATTTCGTGTCCTGCGGCATTTCCAAGCGGGAAGACCCCCACGACTTCCTGGTCCGCCACCTCGACGCCTACCATTTCACCATCCAGGGGGAGGCCAGGGGGAGCGGGTTCGTCACCATCAGCGGCAAGCCGGTGATAAGCCGATGA
- a CDS encoding ABC transporter permease → MIFIGLVWARAKADFGSRYAGSALGTLWNALQPILTIAVFSAVFETILRVRLPKGDLPFGYTLYLCAGYFPWLAFSESMTLGAGAFLRNAQFIRKMPVPAYLFVADVVLTSFIFLAVNFAIFLLLSIFAGNPVSLTWALIPIIFLVLWVYTYCLGLIVGLVNTYFRDVGLAVPIILQLWMWMTPIVYPIEAVPESFQKLLMINPLTPVLAMLRDATLNGRMPARHDLTLTALWTIVLIALATLAWRRLGRDVRDLL, encoded by the coding sequence TTGATCTTCATCGGCTTGGTTTGGGCTCGCGCCAAGGCGGACTTTGGCTCTCGCTATGCGGGCTCGGCCCTTGGGACTCTCTGGAACGCCCTTCAGCCCATCCTGACGATCGCTGTCTTCTCCGCCGTGTTCGAGACCATTCTGCGCGTTCGGCTGCCGAAGGGCGACTTGCCCTTTGGCTACACCTTGTACCTCTGCGCGGGCTATTTTCCGTGGCTCGCGTTCAGCGAATCGATGACCCTGGGGGCCGGCGCATTCCTGCGAAATGCCCAGTTCATCCGTAAAATGCCGGTGCCAGCCTATCTGTTTGTTGCCGATGTGGTGCTGACGTCCTTCATCTTCCTCGCGGTCAATTTCGCCATTTTCCTCCTGCTCTCGATCTTCGCCGGCAACCCGGTATCCCTGACTTGGGCGCTGATCCCGATCATCTTCCTGGTTCTGTGGGTCTACACATATTGCCTCGGCCTGATCGTCGGGCTGGTGAACACCTATTTCCGGGATGTCGGACTGGCGGTTCCGATCATTCTGCAGCTGTGGATGTGGATGACGCCCATCGTATACCCGATTGAAGCCGTGCCGGAATCGTTCCAAAAACTTCTGATGATCAACCCGCTGACACCGGTCTTGGCAATGTTGCGCGACGCGACCCTTAACGGACGGATGCCGGCCCGTCATGATCTGACCTTGACTGCCTTGTGGACAATCGTGTTGATCGCATTGGCGACGCTTGCTTGGCGACGGTTGGGCCGTGACGTGAGAGACCTGCTATGA